The sequence below is a genomic window from Streptococcus oralis.
AAAGAGCATGATGGAATCCTTGTATTCTGGCTTCCAGAGGTCATCCCAATGCTCAGGCGCCTCATCTACCATGGTTTCATTGTAGACAATTCCCAAGGTTCCCCAAAAATAAGGAATGGAGAATTTATTGCCCGGATCAAAAGACTGGTTGAGGAACTCTGGTCCGATATTTTCGATTCCCTCAATTTTTGAATAATCGAGTGGTACCAAGAGGTCTTCGTCCTTCATCTTGTTGATCATGTACTCACTAGGAATGGCAATATCATAGGTTGTTCCACCTTGCTTGATCTTGGTATACATGGCTTCGTTGGAGTCAAAGGTCTCGTACTGGACTTGGATGCCTGTTTCTTCTGTGAATTGCTCCAAAAGTTCTGGATCGATATAGTCCCCCCAGTTGTAGATAACCAATTTCTGACTATCTCGACTGTTGATTTTACTATCTAGATGATGAGCAATTCCCCACAAGACAAGGATAATTGCTGCAATTCCTGCTAAAAATGAATAGAGTTTTTTCATGCTTGCTCCTCCTTCTCACGTGAGATAAAGTAATAGCCTACAACTAGGATAATACTAAAGAGAAAGACAAGGGCAGACAGGGCATTGATTTCTAGTGAAATTCCCTTACGAGCACGAGAGTAAATCTCAACTGATAGGGTCGAAAAGCCATTTCCTGTGACAAAGAAGGTCACGGCAAAGTCATCCAGCGAATAGGTAAAGGCCATGAAATAACCTGCGATGATAGACGGCGTTAGATATGGCAACATAATTTCTTTGAACATCTGGAACTGACCGGCTCCTAAGTCATAAGCCGCATGAATCATGTCACCATTCATCTCCTTGAGACGAGGCAAGACCATCAAGACCACGATAGGGATGGAAAAGGCCACGTGACTAGATAGAACCGTCAAAAATCCAAGTGAAAACTTAAGCTGGGTAAAGAGAATCAAGAAGCTGGCACCAATCATAACGTCAGGCGCAACCATGAGGATATTATTGAGTGATAAAAAGGCTTCTTGGTATTTCTTACGAGACTGGTAGATATAGATAGCACCAAAAGTCCCGATAATGGTCGCTATCAAGGCTGATAGA
It includes:
- a CDS encoding ABC transporter permease, yielding MKKFANLYLAFVFIILYLPIFYLIGYAFNAGDDMNSFTGFSLSHFKTMFGDGRLMLILTQTFFLAFLSALIATIIGTFGAIYIYQSRKKYQEAFLSLNNILMVAPDVMIGASFLILFTQLKFSLGFLTVLSSHVAFSIPIVVLMVLPRLKEMNGDMIHAAYDLGAGQFQMFKEIMLPYLTPSIIAGYFMAFTYSLDDFAVTFFVTGNGFSTLSVEIYSRARKGISLEINALSALVFLFSIILVVGYYFISREKEEQA